One genomic window of Halococcus salifodinae DSM 8989 includes the following:
- a CDS encoding matrixin family metalloprotease — protein MIPASRHVSMMAGIARALAVVCLVVLAGCAGGALPDELAGYAGDPDNPYPDDELTVAVDPGETDRPFDPLVHEALSYWERNDDRYLDFGVNFTLAPNATDPDLRVTFQRSLDRCGEVETAAGCAPRITSPPQAADTVDVRILDDLSNESTTQVLKHELGHTLGLDHSDEPTQLMRSRASLTMLPEPNASERVLPWADPTLAVFADLDAIPADERAAVREQIDHALDYYDHGAAGRVPDNVSFERVSSFENADIVVYFQDGPPCGDGSGSCGSVYGTDPDGDGAIERYTRVDVALSDVDTDATGWHVARHLALGFGFEPGDGAAYPPALRKSTSDEERRSDWWE, from the coding sequence ATGATACCCGCGTCGCGCCACGTCTCGATGATGGCCGGGATCGCTCGCGCGCTCGCGGTGGTGTGTCTCGTCGTTCTCGCGGGCTGTGCGGGCGGCGCGCTCCCCGACGAACTCGCCGGCTACGCGGGTGATCCCGACAACCCCTACCCCGACGACGAGCTGACCGTCGCGGTCGATCCGGGCGAGACCGATCGGCCGTTCGACCCGCTGGTGCACGAGGCGCTTTCGTACTGGGAACGCAACGACGACCGCTACCTCGACTTCGGCGTGAACTTCACGCTCGCGCCGAACGCGACCGATCCCGACCTCCGGGTGACGTTCCAGCGATCGCTCGACCGCTGTGGTGAGGTCGAAACGGCCGCGGGCTGTGCACCACGGATCACCAGTCCGCCCCAGGCCGCCGACACGGTCGACGTTCGCATCCTCGACGATCTCTCGAACGAATCGACCACCCAGGTGCTCAAACACGAACTCGGCCATACCCTTGGACTGGATCACAGCGACGAACCGACACAGCTGATGCGATCGCGGGCATCGCTCACGATGCTACCCGAGCCCAACGCGAGCGAGCGCGTGCTCCCGTGGGCCGACCCGACCCTCGCGGTGTTCGCCGATCTCGACGCCATCCCGGCCGACGAGCGCGCTGCGGTCCGCGAGCAGATCGACCACGCACTCGACTACTACGACCACGGCGCGGCGGGTCGCGTTCCCGACAACGTCTCCTTCGAGCGTGTCTCGTCGTTCGAAAACGCCGACATCGTGGTCTACTTCCAGGACGGTCCGCCCTGCGGGGACGGCTCAGGATCGTGTGGCTCGGTCTACGGCACCGATCCCGACGGCGACGGTGCGATCGAACGCTACACCCGCGTCGACGTCGCTCTCTCCGATGTCGACACCGACGCAACCGGGTGGCACGTCGCGCGCCACCTCGCGCTCGGATTCGGCTTCGAACCCGGCGACGGGGCGGCATACCCGCCAGCGCTCCGGAAGTCGACGAGCGACGAAGAACGCAGAAGCGACTGGTGGGAGTGA
- a CDS encoding nicotinate phosphoribosyltransferase has protein sequence MAAFDIVPPETIREGGATDAYFERTVETLEHADRNPHVTAEVTADQFPTGAFEAFAGIEDAAQLFDGRNIDVDALAEGQLFDGGPVMRIEGPYLDFARLETALLGFLSQASGMATNALRARRAAPESMIVSFGARHVHPSIAAVVERSALLGGFDGFSHVAAGELLGRDASGTMPHALVICFGEGNQEVAWQAFDDAVAESVPRIALCDTYSDEVDEVLRAADALNDRLDSVRIDTTSSRRGDIRHILREVRWELDARGREDVDLFVSGGLGPADLRELRDVATGFGVGGYVSNADPVDFALDIVAVDGEPAAKRGKLSGKKQVYRTAEGGHEVALADREGPAEGDALLKPLIRDGEGVREFDLDVATDRAREDADRVDFDATP, from the coding sequence ATGGCCGCCTTCGACATCGTTCCGCCCGAGACCATCCGCGAGGGTGGGGCGACCGACGCCTACTTCGAGCGCACGGTCGAGACCCTCGAACACGCCGACCGGAACCCGCACGTCACGGCCGAGGTGACGGCCGATCAGTTCCCCACGGGCGCGTTCGAGGCCTTCGCCGGGATCGAGGACGCCGCACAGCTGTTCGACGGCCGGAACATCGACGTCGACGCGCTTGCCGAAGGCCAACTGTTCGACGGCGGCCCCGTCATGCGGATCGAGGGTCCGTATCTCGACTTCGCACGGCTCGAAACCGCTCTTTTGGGGTTTCTCTCTCAGGCGTCGGGGATGGCGACCAACGCGCTCCGCGCGCGCCGGGCGGCCCCGGAGTCGATGATCGTGAGTTTCGGAGCTCGCCACGTCCATCCGTCGATCGCGGCAGTAGTCGAACGCAGCGCGCTGCTCGGCGGGTTCGACGGGTTCTCTCACGTGGCCGCCGGTGAGCTGCTCGGTCGGGATGCCAGCGGCACGATGCCTCACGCGCTCGTGATCTGCTTCGGTGAGGGCAACCAGGAGGTGGCGTGGCAGGCGTTCGACGACGCCGTCGCCGAGTCCGTCCCCCGGATCGCGCTGTGTGACACGTACTCCGACGAGGTCGACGAGGTGCTCCGGGCGGCCGACGCGCTCAACGACCGCCTCGACAGCGTCCGGATCGACACCACGAGTTCGCGCCGGGGCGACATCCGCCACATCCTGCGCGAGGTGCGCTGGGAGCTCGACGCCCGCGGCCGCGAGGACGTCGACCTGTTCGTGAGCGGCGGCCTCGGTCCCGCCGATCTCCGGGAACTCCGCGACGTCGCCACCGGCTTCGGCGTCGGTGGCTACGTTTCGAACGCCGATCCAGTCGATTTCGCGCTCGACATCGTCGCAGTCGACGGCGAACCCGCCGCAAAACGAGGCAAGCTCTCGGGGAAGAAACAGGTCTATCGCACAGCAGAGGGCGGCCACGAAGTCGCACTCGCCGATCGTGAGGGCCCGGCTGAGGGCGATGCACTGTTGAAACCGCTGATTCGCGACGGAGAGGGAGTGCGAGAGTTCGATCTCGACGTAGCGACCGACCGTGCCCGCGAGGACGCGGATCGAGTCGACTTCGACGCGACGCCCTGA
- a CDS encoding helix-turn-helix domain-containing protein, translated as MSAILTIEFETEPTGTLAKLAPAIGTDGSIELDNAFYVEDGTWLESLTLAATSTIDLDAEIDAVPGVSLFHSESMPTGPTGIDHRRAIVFANEPYPFLLELVLRHRAIPNRVVLQNSTATVIATVGEWDDFRAIADDVEAKLGRFDVIRVNETDRPGEPLDSGRLSDVLLSKLTDDQLNVLETAYSMGYFAVPRDASAQAVADELGIQQSTFSERIRTAERAFLELVFSPR; from the coding sequence GTGTCTGCCATCCTCACGATCGAGTTCGAGACCGAACCCACCGGGACGCTCGCGAAGCTCGCCCCCGCGATCGGTACCGACGGGAGCATCGAACTCGACAACGCGTTCTACGTCGAGGACGGAACGTGGCTCGAATCGCTGACGCTGGCCGCGACATCGACGATCGATCTCGATGCCGAGATCGACGCGGTCCCCGGCGTGTCGCTGTTTCACAGCGAGTCGATGCCGACCGGACCGACCGGCATCGACCACCGCCGCGCCATCGTGTTCGCGAACGAACCGTACCCGTTCCTCCTCGAACTCGTGTTGCGCCACCGGGCGATCCCCAACCGTGTCGTGCTCCAGAACAGCACGGCGACGGTGATCGCCACGGTCGGCGAGTGGGACGACTTCCGCGCGATCGCCGACGACGTCGAGGCAAAGCTCGGCCGATTTGACGTGATCCGGGTCAACGAAACCGACCGTCCGGGCGAACCCCTCGACAGCGGACGGCTGTCGGATGTCCTACTCTCGAAGCTCACCGACGACCAGCTCAACGTCCTCGAAACCGCCTACTCGATGGGCTATTTCGCCGTTCCCCGCGACGCCTCGGCCCAAGCGGTCGCCGACGAGCTCGGGATCCAGCAGTCGACGTTCAGCGAGCGCATCCGCACCGCCGAGCGGGCGTTTCTCGAACTGGTGTTCTCCCCTCGATGA
- a CDS encoding ABC transporter substrate-binding protein, with protein MADDGRRTDSPTTTRRGWLAIAAGATLGTAGCLGGGSGRSDRETRVPSGVSATVETKYWHDWPTIEADAPPMEYTAHAGAALDPVTLEFSTEDDPWMREHAFTVQRAFTELGVPTTLNNRPLNQLYAQSWTTAGLENMVSMSTHGPDPQRGLDPNPLMMRRYKSSASNYDNYWHPKLNEILDEQRRQTGDREARKRLVDRAQKIFAQDVGALITLIPDVITAANERKWDGYVSTPGNGPTGDAFQWTEVNLQPTAGDRSFVKGTTISMNSLNLPWAAGGAESKRLTYIYDGLFDASPQLDVIPALATSAEFVDDTTVEMSLREGVTWHDGEPFTAEDVKFTVDFYTQNSSTSQAPFYEPIDSVEVLDDHAVRFTLKRPDAAFLTQRVVRSAIIPKHHWQDVDSPTQYSPANPIGTGPFEFESWSQSSKFVVSRSDGHWMWDDEWRAEHLGDAAAAGPGIDRVIWVNVGNINALIGGIQSGDIDAIAGRLSSQQAERAAGSTSVEKKVADNFAPLDTKLMFSAPLIRDKEFRIALAKAVDKKGFVKQVLQGRATVPPGENFISDIMQWHNPDTHDYGYDTEAARSILERAGYTWDDNGNLQFPNGPAWGAFVERVQNGNCHRRRDALGQRNFATDD; from the coding sequence ATGGCAGATGATGGCAGACGAACCGATTCGCCGACCACGACCCGCCGCGGGTGGCTCGCAATCGCCGCGGGAGCCACACTCGGGACGGCCGGATGTCTCGGCGGCGGCTCCGGCAGATCGGACCGCGAGACGCGCGTCCCATCGGGTGTTTCGGCGACGGTCGAGACCAAGTACTGGCACGACTGGCCGACAATCGAGGCCGACGCGCCGCCGATGGAGTACACCGCGCATGCGGGGGCGGCGCTCGATCCCGTCACCCTCGAGTTCTCGACGGAGGACGACCCGTGGATGCGCGAGCACGCGTTCACGGTCCAGCGTGCGTTCACCGAGCTCGGCGTGCCCACGACGCTCAACAACCGCCCGCTGAACCAGCTCTACGCACAGAGCTGGACCACGGCCGGGCTCGAAAACATGGTCTCGATGAGCACCCACGGGCCGGACCCCCAGCGCGGGCTCGATCCCAACCCGCTGATGATGCGCCGGTACAAGTCGAGCGCGTCGAACTACGACAACTACTGGCACCCGAAACTCAACGAGATTCTCGACGAACAACGCCGTCAGACGGGCGACCGTGAGGCACGAAAGCGACTCGTCGACCGGGCACAGAAGATCTTCGCCCAGGACGTCGGCGCGCTCATCACGCTGATCCCGGACGTCATCACGGCCGCCAACGAGCGGAAGTGGGACGGGTACGTGTCGACGCCGGGCAACGGACCCACCGGCGACGCCTTTCAGTGGACCGAGGTCAACCTCCAGCCCACGGCCGGCGATCGGTCGTTCGTGAAGGGAACGACCATCTCGATGAACTCGCTGAACCTGCCGTGGGCGGCCGGCGGTGCGGAGTCGAAGCGACTCACCTACATCTACGACGGGCTGTTCGACGCGTCGCCACAGCTCGACGTGATCCCCGCGCTCGCGACGAGCGCGGAGTTCGTCGACGACACCACCGTCGAGATGTCGCTCCGAGAGGGCGTTACGTGGCACGACGGGGAACCGTTCACCGCCGAGGACGTGAAGTTCACCGTCGATTTCTATACCCAGAACTCCTCGACGAGCCAGGCACCCTTTTACGAACCCATCGACTCCGTCGAAGTTCTCGACGACCACGCGGTGCGGTTCACCCTCAAGCGGCCGGACGCGGCGTTTCTGACCCAGCGGGTGGTCCGGAGCGCGATCATCCCGAAACACCACTGGCAGGACGTCGACAGCCCGACCCAGTACAGCCCCGCGAACCCGATCGGCACCGGCCCCTTCGAGTTCGAAAGCTGGTCTCAGAGCAGCAAGTTCGTGGTGAGTCGCAGCGACGGCCACTGGATGTGGGACGACGAGTGGCGCGCCGAGCATCTCGGCGACGCCGCGGCCGCCGGTCCGGGGATCGACCGCGTGATCTGGGTCAACGTCGGGAACATCAACGCGCTGATCGGCGGGATCCAGAGCGGCGACATCGACGCGATCGCCGGCCGGCTGTCGAGCCAGCAGGCCGAACGTGCCGCGGGGTCCACCAGCGTCGAGAAGAAAGTCGCCGACAACTTCGCGCCGCTGGATACGAAGCTCATGTTCTCCGCACCGCTGATCCGCGACAAGGAGTTCCGGATCGCGCTCGCGAAGGCCGTCGACAAAAAGGGGTTCGTGAAGCAGGTCCTCCAGGGCCGCGCGACCGTTCCGCCCGGCGAGAACTTCATTTCGGACATCATGCAGTGGCACAACCCCGACACTCACGACTACGGGTACGACACTGAGGCGGCACGATCGATCCTCGAACGCGCCGGCTACACGTGGGACGACAACGGCAACCTCCAGTTCCCGAACGGGCCCGCGTGGGGCGCGTTCGTCGAACGGGTACAGAACGGCAACTGCCACCGGCGGCGGGACGCCCTCGGACAACGGAACTTCGCCACCGATGACTGA
- a CDS encoding ABC transporter permease, producing the protein MSQFQRFLAKRIGISVVLTLVAVSVIFFTLRLLPGSPFTQLVASGNLTEQQIQEIMRLYGLNRPLGEQYLAYLRNLLTFQFGFSIRQSRPVWAILGPKLLNTLVLLVPALVCTAVLSTVLGMVAGWNRGSWLETSSIVATTFFRSTPVFITALGFIIVFAYTLDLVPAFGMRDITVTPSGVGAYFSLDFLHHYLLPFTVAVLYYSGDFLLLARNGIVERKGSAFLKLHRAKGLSETEQLWRAGRNSLLPVLTYFALRLGMVFQGLILLEVVFGWPGIGRQLVTSIAQQDYPVVQAAVFLMALAVIIMNLVADVLSAYFDPTVSMGGGS; encoded by the coding sequence GTGAGCCAGTTCCAGCGGTTCCTCGCGAAGCGGATCGGGATCTCGGTGGTGCTCACGCTGGTCGCCGTCTCGGTGATCTTCTTCACGCTCCGGCTGCTGCCGGGCAGTCCGTTCACGCAGCTGGTGGCATCGGGCAACCTCACCGAACAGCAGATCCAGGAGATCATGCGGCTCTACGGACTGAACAGGCCGCTCGGCGAGCAGTATCTCGCCTACCTCCGGAACCTGCTCACGTTCCAGTTCGGCTTCTCGATCCGCCAGAGCCGGCCGGTCTGGGCCATCCTCGGGCCGAAGCTGCTCAACACGCTGGTGTTGCTCGTCCCGGCGCTGGTCTGTACCGCCGTCTTGAGCACGGTGCTCGGGATGGTCGCGGGCTGGAATCGTGGCTCGTGGCTCGAAACCAGCAGCATCGTCGCGACCACGTTCTTCCGGTCGACGCCGGTGTTCATCACCGCGCTCGGGTTCATCATCGTGTTCGCGTACACCCTCGATCTCGTGCCGGCGTTCGGGATGCGTGACATCACCGTCACCCCGAGCGGGGTCGGAGCGTACTTCTCGCTCGATTTCCTCCATCACTACCTCCTGCCGTTCACGGTGGCGGTGCTCTACTACAGCGGCGACTTCCTGCTGCTCGCCCGCAACGGCATCGTCGAGCGGAAAGGATCGGCGTTCCTCAAACTCCACCGCGCGAAGGGCCTCTCCGAGACCGAACAGCTCTGGCGCGCCGGCCGGAACTCGCTGCTGCCCGTACTGACGTACTTCGCGCTCCGGCTCGGGATGGTGTTTCAGGGTCTCATCCTGCTCGAAGTGGTGTTCGGCTGGCCCGGCATCGGCCGCCAGCTCGTCACCTCGATCGCCCAGCAGGACTACCCCGTGGTGCAGGCCGCGGTGTTCCTGATGGCGCTCGCGGTCATCATCATGAACCTCGTGGCCGACGTGCTCTCGGCGTACTTCGATCCCACCGTTTCGATGGGAGGTGGGAGCTGA
- a CDS encoding ABC transporter permease — MSVEFSRPTGDWLRTKVGQARDQLRFIADDRPALVSMVILAGFLFLGVFGPLIAPHDPIRYSVLSAEGVIMRLHPPTLAAPFGTTAYGKGVLSQFLAGAQPTLIVGLFGGVATGGIGFLVGLVSGYYGGWVDEILMRLTDLTFSLPFMPMALLLLTFIQPNIWIITLIVAAFLWKMPARVVRSEVLSVRERTFVKSARASGASDLRTMFVHVAPNVLPIGFLYTAYGVAWSIAAQASLAFLGFGDPTTTSWGRMLRQLFASGSIRVAWWWVLPPALGIAAVTTSVFLVGRAYEEVINPEING, encoded by the coding sequence ATGTCCGTCGAGTTCTCGCGGCCGACCGGCGACTGGCTGCGGACGAAGGTCGGTCAGGCCCGCGATCAGCTCCGATTCATCGCCGATGACCGTCCGGCGCTCGTGAGCATGGTGATCCTCGCGGGCTTCCTGTTCCTCGGCGTGTTCGGCCCACTGATCGCCCCGCACGACCCGATCCGCTACAGCGTGCTCTCGGCGGAGGGGGTCATCATGCGGTTGCATCCGCCGACGCTCGCGGCCCCGTTCGGTACGACCGCCTACGGCAAGGGCGTGCTGAGCCAGTTCCTCGCTGGGGCCCAGCCGACCCTGATCGTGGGGCTGTTCGGTGGGGTGGCGACCGGTGGGATCGGCTTCCTCGTCGGGCTGGTCAGCGGCTACTACGGCGGCTGGGTCGACGAGATCCTGATGCGGCTCACCGACCTCACGTTCTCGCTGCCGTTCATGCCGATGGCGCTGCTGTTGCTCACTTTCATCCAGCCCAACATCTGGATCATCACGCTGATCGTCGCGGCGTTCCTCTGGAAGATGCCCGCCCGGGTCGTGCGCTCGGAGGTGCTCTCGGTCCGCGAGCGGACGTTCGTGAAGTCCGCGCGTGCGAGCGGTGCGAGCGACCTCCGGACGATGTTCGTCCACGTCGCGCCGAACGTCCTGCCGATCGGCTTCCTCTACACGGCGTACGGCGTCGCGTGGTCGATCGCAGCACAAGCCAGCCTCGCGTTCCTCGGCTTCGGCGATCCCACCACGACGAGCTGGGGCCGGATGCTCAGGCAGCTGTTCGCCTCCGGGAGCATCCGGGTCGCGTGGTGGTGGGTGCTCCCACCAGCGCTCGGCATCGCCGCAGTCACGACGTCGGTGTTCCTCGTGGGACGTGCCTACGAGGAAGTCATTAACCCCGAAATCAACGGATAA
- a CDS encoding dipeptide ABC transporter ATP-binding protein — MSLLEVEDLTVTYGTDDGRVHAVNGVSFAIEEGINYGLAGESGSGKSTAAEAVLGLLPGNGRIDAGSVRFKGEDLLEMSADERQDVLWEEIAYIPQSAMDALDPSMSCGAQIRQAISKHRNVSTANARDRVRELFEMVGLDPDRADDYPHEFSGGMRQRVTIAMALALEPDLIVADEPTTGLDVIVQDKIVDTILDIQERIDSSLLLITHEIGVIAETCEELSLLYGGKVMEQGSVDNVLLNPTNPYTMGLKNSFPEVDDLGDDPVAIPGSPPDLGQPPEGCAFVDRCPFATEECERTHPPLVDLPNRNHRSACHHVDEAAQMRNAAGDPETWGIELADDEHEDEESEEILRVDGLEKWYGTSQPLLDQIRGEEPPQVKAVDGVSFSVQRSEILGVAGESGCGKSTLGETISLLEDPTGGQIVFDGKTAAEYKSGGMKEFRRKLQVVFQDPFDSLNPRQTVGQLVTEPLTIHGLAEGRREEAASETLERVGLTPADAFLDQYPHELSGGQRQRVAIARALVVDPDFLVCDEPASMLDVSLKVNLLTLLRDLADEDDIGIIYISHDLASLAQVTDRLAIMYLGRLVELGATDEIISNPKHPYSAALLAASPEKDPSADRDRVLLDGEPPDPVDLPSGCVFAPRCPKASEECWEAEPALDEAGSDDHTAACYFPVEGALDTDFDASDAPSEESYSD; from the coding sequence ATGAGTTTGCTCGAAGTCGAAGACCTGACGGTCACGTACGGTACCGACGACGGCCGCGTTCACGCCGTCAACGGCGTCTCCTTCGCGATCGAGGAGGGGATCAACTACGGCCTCGCCGGCGAGAGCGGCTCCGGCAAGTCCACCGCCGCCGAAGCCGTTCTTGGATTGCTGCCCGGCAACGGCCGGATCGACGCTGGGTCGGTGCGGTTCAAAGGTGAGGACCTCCTGGAGATGTCCGCCGACGAGCGCCAGGACGTCCTCTGGGAGGAGATCGCGTACATCCCTCAGAGCGCGATGGACGCGCTCGATCCGTCGATGAGCTGCGGCGCGCAGATCCGCCAGGCGATCAGCAAACACCGGAACGTCTCGACCGCGAACGCGCGCGATCGGGTGCGCGAGCTGTTCGAGATGGTCGGCCTCGATCCCGATCGGGCCGACGACTACCCCCACGAGTTCTCGGGCGGGATGCGCCAGCGCGTCACCATCGCGATGGCACTCGCGCTCGAACCCGACCTGATCGTGGCCGACGAGCCCACCACGGGCCTCGACGTCATCGTTCAGGACAAGATCGTCGACACCATCCTCGACATCCAGGAACGCATCGACAGCTCGCTCCTGCTCATCACCCACGAGATCGGCGTCATCGCCGAGACCTGCGAGGAGCTCTCGTTGCTCTACGGCGGGAAGGTGATGGAACAGGGCAGCGTCGACAACGTCCTCCTGAACCCCACCAACCCGTACACGATGGGGCTGAAGAACTCCTTCCCCGAGGTCGACGACCTCGGCGACGATCCGGTGGCGATCCCGGGATCACCGCCCGACCTCGGCCAGCCCCCCGAGGGCTGTGCGTTCGTCGACCGGTGTCCGTTCGCCACCGAGGAGTGCGAGCGCACGCACCCGCCGTTGGTCGATCTCCCGAACCGCAACCACCGCTCGGCGTGCCACCACGTCGACGAAGCTGCACAGATGCGCAACGCGGCGGGCGATCCCGAAACGTGGGGTATCGAGCTGGCTGACGACGAACACGAGGACGAAGAGAGCGAGGAGATCCTGCGTGTCGATGGGCTGGAGAAGTGGTACGGCACGTCCCAGCCGCTGCTCGACCAGATCCGCGGCGAGGAGCCGCCACAGGTGAAAGCCGTCGACGGGGTCTCCTTTTCGGTGCAGCGCTCGGAGATCCTCGGCGTCGCTGGCGAGAGCGGCTGCGGGAAGTCGACCCTCGGCGAGACGATCTCGCTGCTCGAAGACCCGACCGGTGGCCAGATCGTCTTCGACGGCAAAACCGCCGCAGAGTACAAAAGCGGCGGGATGAAGGAGTTCCGCCGGAAGCTCCAGGTCGTCTTCCAGGACCCCTTCGACTCGCTCAACCCGCGTCAGACCGTCGGCCAGCTCGTGACCGAGCCGCTGACGATCCACGGCCTCGCCGAGGGGCGGCGCGAGGAAGCCGCGAGCGAGACGCTCGAACGGGTCGGGCTGACCCCGGCCGACGCCTTCCTCGATCAGTACCCACACGAGCTGTCGGGCGGTCAGCGCCAGCGGGTCGCCATCGCGCGGGCGCTGGTGGTCGATCCTGACTTCCTCGTCTGTGACGAGCCCGCATCGATGCTCGACGTCTCGCTCAAGGTCAACCTCCTCACCCTGCTGCGCGATCTCGCCGACGAGGACGACATCGGGATCATCTACATCTCCCACGACCTTGCGAGCCTCGCGCAGGTCACCGACCGGCTCGCGATCATGTATCTCGGCCGGCTGGTCGAACTCGGGGCGACCGACGAGATCATCTCGAACCCGAAACATCCCTACAGCGCGGCGTTGCTCGCGGCCTCGCCCGAGAAGGACCCCTCGGCCGACCGGGATCGCGTGCTGCTCGACGGCGAGCCGCCGGACCCGGTCGATCTCCCCTCTGGTTGTGTGTTCGCCCCGCGCTGCCCGAAAGCGAGCGAGGAGTGCTGGGAGGCTGAGCCGGCGCTCGATGAAGCTGGTAGCGACGATCACACGGCGGCGTGTTACTTCCCGGTCGAGGGTGCGCTCGACACCGATTTCGACGCGTCCGACGCGCCCTCGGAGGAGTCGTACTCGGACTGA
- a CDS encoding Hvo_1808 family surface protein translates to MRQLAALLFAVLVVLAGCSVPFTAGNGSAGNDTSPEASPTSGDATTAPATDAATGTVGESDGTTGNDSATESSQQAVQSIDDPAEDVLGWENGVWYNESVPVVGEDGLNATERRAVVNRTMARLERIRQLEFNRTVPVEVISREEFQQRPSSGGGDAAPAFRTFDNTKFEGLFLIGEDENSLAVQQSNRGQNVLGYYSPTQDSIVVVSSSETPRLNRSTLAHELVHALQDQQFDLTSSNPGTREAYNARNGLIEGDANYVQRQYDDRCGDEWECPDIDSESASNGSAAGGNLHLGVYILSFFPYADGPGFVDAIYQQDGWEGVNALYDDLPASTEQVIHPEKYGEDAPTNVSISETSADEWSRVALDRPGQPDYAVLGQSGLTAMFAYTLYDDYNRSSTVSPREFLNGGIGGVNQTDPFNYGLNYTDGWDGDKMVVYQQQNRTGYVWKLAWDSPVEAREFVAGYEQLLAHWGGQPTSDTGNVWRVDEESPFADAFSIRQEGNTVTIVNAPTVEDLDAVHDGDAS, encoded by the coding sequence ATGCGACAGCTCGCCGCCCTGTTGTTCGCCGTTCTCGTGGTTCTCGCCGGCTGTAGCGTGCCCTTCACCGCCGGCAACGGATCGGCCGGCAACGACACCTCGCCGGAGGCGTCACCCACGTCCGGCGACGCGACCACCGCGCCGGCGACCGACGCCGCGACCGGAACGGTCGGTGAATCCGACGGGACGACCGGTAACGACTCAGCCACCGAGAGCAGCCAACAGGCGGTGCAGAGCATCGACGATCCCGCCGAGGACGTACTCGGCTGGGAGAACGGCGTCTGGTACAACGAGTCGGTGCCGGTCGTGGGCGAGGACGGACTCAACGCGACCGAACGTCGAGCGGTCGTCAACCGCACGATGGCGCGGTTAGAGCGGATCCGACAGCTCGAGTTCAACCGAACGGTGCCGGTCGAGGTGATCTCGCGCGAGGAGTTCCAGCAGCGACCGAGCAGCGGAGGCGGCGACGCCGCACCGGCGTTTCGGACGTTCGACAACACGAAGTTCGAGGGACTGTTCCTGATCGGCGAGGACGAGAACTCGCTCGCGGTCCAGCAGTCGAACCGCGGCCAGAACGTCCTCGGGTACTACAGCCCGACCCAGGACTCCATCGTGGTGGTCTCGTCGTCCGAGACGCCGCGACTCAACCGCTCGACGCTCGCCCACGAGCTGGTGCACGCGCTTCAGGACCAGCAGTTCGATCTCACGTCGAGTAATCCGGGGACTCGGGAGGCGTACAACGCCCGGAACGGCCTCATCGAGGGCGATGCCAACTACGTCCAGCGCCAGTACGACGACCGCTGCGGTGACGAATGGGAATGTCCCGATATCGACTCGGAGAGCGCCAGCAACGGCAGTGCAGCCGGTGGGAACCTCCATCTCGGAGTGTACATCCTCAGCTTCTTCCCGTACGCCGACGGCCCGGGCTTCGTCGACGCAATCTACCAGCAAGACGGCTGGGAGGGCGTGAACGCGCTCTACGACGACCTGCCCGCGAGCACCGAGCAGGTGATCCATCCCGAAAAATACGGCGAGGACGCCCCCACGAACGTCTCGATCAGCGAGACGAGTGCCGATGAGTGGTCGCGCGTCGCGCTCGACCGTCCGGGGCAGCCCGACTACGCCGTGCTCGGCCAATCGGGACTCACGGCGATGTTCGCGTACACCCTGTACGACGACTACAACCGCTCTTCGACCGTCTCGCCCCGCGAGTTCCTCAACGGCGGGATCGGCGGCGTCAACCAAACCGACCCGTTCAACTACGGGCTCAACTACACCGACGGCTGGGACGGCGACAAGATGGTCGTCTACCAGCAGCAAAACCGGACGGGCTACGTCTGGAAACTGGCGTGGGACTCGCCGGTCGAAGCCCGCGAGTTCGTGGCGGGCTACGAGCAACTCCTCGCTCACTGGGGCGGCCAACCCACCAGCGACACCGGTAACGTCTGGCGAGTTGACGAAGAATCACCGTTCGCCGACGCGTTCTCGATCCGCCAAGAAGGCAACACCGTGACGATCGTCAACGCCCCGACGGTCGAGGACCTCGACGCGGTCCACGACGGGGACGCCAGCTAG